ggtcaggtctaatatacaggtctaatagacaggtcaggtctaatatacaggtctaatatacaggtctaatatacaggtctaatatacaggtctaatatacatgtcaggtctaatatacaggtcaggtctaatatacaggtcaggtctaatatacaggtataatatacaggtcaggtctaatatacaggtctgatatacaggtctaatatacaggtcaggtctaatatacaggtctaatatacaggtctaatatacaggtcaggtctaatatacaggtctaatatacaggtcaggtctaatatacaggtataatatacaggtcaggtccaatatacaggtctaatatacaggtcaggtataatatacaggtcaggtctaatatacaggtctaatatacaggtcaggtctaatatacaggtctaatatacaggtctaatatacaggtcaggtctaatatacaggtcaggtctaatatacaggtctaatatacaggtctaatatacaggtcaggtctaatatacaggtcaggtctaatatacaggactaatattcaggtctaatatacatgtcaggtctaatatacaggtataatatacaggtcaggtctaatatacaggtctaatatacaagtcaggtctaatatacaggtataatatacaggtcaggtctaatatacaggtataatatacaggtcaggtctaatatacaggtctaatatacaggtctaatatacaggtcaggtctaatatacaggtctaatatacaggtcaggtctaatatacaggtataatatacaggtcaggtctaatatacaggtcaggtctaatatacaggtctgatatacaggtctaatatacaggtcaggtctaatatacaggtctaatatacaggtcaggtctaatatacaggtctaatatacaggtataatatacatgtcaggtctgatatacaggtctaatatacaggtcaggtctaatatacaggtcaggtctaatatacaggtataatatacaggtcaggtctaatatacaggtctaatatacaggtataatatacatgtcaggtctaatatacaggtcaggtctaatatacaggtctgatatacaggtctaatatacaggtcaggtctaatatacaggtctaatatacaggtctaatatacaggtcaggtctaatatacaggtataatatacaggtcaggtctaatatacaggtcaggtctaatatacaggtctaatatacaagtcaggtctaatatacaggtataatatacaggtcaggtctaatatacaggtctaatatacaggtcaggtctaatatacaggtctaatatacaggtcaggtctaatatacagggtcaggtctactatacaggtcaggtctaatatacaggtctgatatacaggactaatattcaggtctaatatacaggtataatatacaggtcaggtctatatacaggtcaCATTACAGGtttaatatacaggtctaatatacaggtcaggtctaatgtacaggtataatatataggtctaatatacaggtcaggtctaatatacaggtcacatatacaggtctgatatacaggtctgatatacaggtctaatatacaggtctaatatacaggtctaatatacaggtctaatatacaggtctatttaatatacaggtctaatatacatgtctaatatacaggtctaatatacatgtctaatatacaggtctaatatacaggtcaggtctaatatacaggtctaatatacaggtctaatatacatgtcaggtctaatatacaggtcaggtctaatatacaggtctaatatacaagtcaggtataatatacaggtcaggtctaatatacaggtataatatacaggtcaggtctaatatacaggtctaatatacaagtcaggtctaatatacaggtataatatacaggtcaggtctaatatacaggtctaatatacaggtcaggtctaatatacatgtctaatatacaggtctaatatacaggtcaggtctaatatacaggtctaatatacaggtctaatatacatgtcaggtctaatatacaggtcaggtctaatatacaggtctaatatacaagtcaggtctaatatacaggtataatatacaggtataatatacaggtctgatatacaggtataatatacaggtcaggtctaatatacaggtctaatatacaggtataatatacaggtctaatatacaggtcaggtctaatatacaggtataatatacaggtctaatatacaggtctgatatacaggtctattatacaggtctattatacaggtctaatatacaggtctaatatacaggtctaatatacaggtcaggtctaatatacaggtctaatatacaggtctaatatacaggtctaatatacaggtctaatatacaggtctaatatacaggtctaatatacaggtctaatatacaggtcaggtctaatatacaggtatattatacaggtctattatacaggtctattatacaggtctaatatacagatctaatatacaggtctaatatacaggtcaggtctaatatacaggtatattaTACAGgtcatgtctaatatacaggtcaggtctaatatacaggtctaatatacaggtcaggtctaatatacaggtctgttCAGTGCCAGTATGCATGAATTATGAATGAATGATGAATATTGTTCCTACAGCTGGACGGAGGAATTGAACCAGTTATGGGTCTGGAGAAAGAAGGGGTCATTTATACACACCAGGCTGTCAATCAGGATTATGATGAATACGGTAAAGACAAGAAGGTGAACAAAGGTCACATGTTTTCAAAAGCTTTTGCTCACCAACCCGTTAATCAGGACTCCACCTTTACCCTGACAAACGCTGTTCCTCAAGTACAGTCATTTAATGAAGGTAGCTGGGGAAAGATGGATTGTGAGGTTAGAAAGATACTCCTGAAGCAATGCCTTGATAATAATGGTCAACCCAAGGCCTATGTGTTGACTGGAGCAGTTCCCAGTGTCAACAACAAACTGAACAACCGAGTGAACATCCCAGATCTCCTGTGGACAGCCTACTGCtgttacaacaacaagaagaaAGAGTGGATGGCCAAAGCACACTGGGGTGTGAACCAAgaggaaacaaacaaacaagtatTGAACCCCCATACCTTGTCAGAGCTGTATAACATGTTGAAGCAGCACTACCCAGGTGATGGTGATGTCCA
The genomic region above belongs to Oncorhynchus kisutch isolate 150728-3 linkage group LG16, Okis_V2, whole genome shotgun sequence and contains:
- the LOC116353919 gene encoding endonuclease domain-containing 1 protein, producing the protein MMGVLNHLSTLLLLSLLPPALSRVVNRFDPECKEFFLEGTTPILPGILVGGKVQDQNRYKPIYQVFKYMMNKVVYNTYMFATLYDTTNMIPVFSAYTFTGVGPREKRPDTWMIEPQLDGGIEPVMGLEKEGVIYTHQAVNQDYDEYGKDKKVNKGHMFSKAFAHQPVNQDSTFTLTNAVPQVQSFNEGSWGKMDCEVRKILLKQCLDNNGQPKAYVLTGAVPSVNNKLNNRVNIPDLLWTAYCCYNNKKKEWMAKAHWGVNQEETNKQVLNPHTLSELYNMLKQHYPGDGDVQVFPKQCPRGSSQKEREKSRDDNRMIK